A region from the Marinobacter sp. SS13-12 genome encodes:
- a CDS encoding agmatine deiminase family protein, protein MPAEWAPQSAVMLTWPHPGTDWSGSLAEVEPVFLDIARAVLRFEHVVLSCEHVFRLQELERELNDYAQQQGLPGRVVAVPAPANDTWARDHGPIAIYGVDGPELLDFRFNAWGSKFPWEKDDALNRHLANFGSFGTTQLVPVEFVLEGGSIESDGQGTILATSECLLTPSRNPAMDRASIEHLLGETLGAERMLWLNHGYLAGDDTDSHIDTLARFCAADHICYVACPDVSDEHYSALAAMEEELQQFHQANGQPYRLTPLPWPDAIHGDDGERLPATYANFLIINGAVLVPVYGVPRDEEALAILAGLFPDREMIPVNCRPLIRQHGSLHCVTMQIPAGVVQA, encoded by the coding sequence ATGCCCGCAGAGTGGGCACCCCAAAGTGCCGTAATGCTGACCTGGCCCCATCCGGGAACCGACTGGAGCGGCAGCCTCGCCGAGGTGGAACCTGTGTTCCTGGACATTGCCCGGGCCGTGCTCCGTTTCGAGCATGTCGTTCTCAGCTGTGAGCATGTGTTTCGCCTGCAGGAGCTGGAACGGGAGCTCAACGACTATGCGCAGCAGCAGGGGCTGCCCGGGCGAGTTGTTGCAGTACCCGCTCCTGCCAACGATACCTGGGCCCGTGACCATGGCCCCATCGCCATTTACGGCGTGGATGGCCCTGAATTGCTGGATTTTCGCTTCAACGCCTGGGGCAGCAAGTTTCCCTGGGAAAAGGACGACGCCCTCAACCGCCACCTGGCGAATTTCGGCAGTTTTGGCACCACTCAGCTGGTACCCGTGGAGTTTGTCCTTGAGGGTGGTTCCATCGAATCCGATGGTCAGGGAACCATACTGGCCACCAGCGAATGCCTGCTGACTCCCTCCCGTAATCCGGCGATGGACCGCGCTTCCATTGAGCACCTGCTAGGGGAAACCCTGGGGGCTGAGCGAATGCTGTGGCTCAACCACGGTTACCTGGCCGGTGACGACACCGACAGCCATATCGACACCCTCGCCCGTTTCTGCGCGGCGGATCATATCTGTTATGTGGCTTGTCCCGATGTCAGCGATGAACATTACAGCGCCCTCGCTGCCATGGAGGAAGAGCTGCAACAGTTCCACCAGGCCAATGGCCAGCCTTACAGACTCACTCCGCTACCCTGGCCTGACGCGATCCATGGTGACGACGGTGAACGCCTGCCGGCTACCTATGCCAATTTCCTGATCATCAATGGGGCCGTTCTGGTGCCGGTCTACGGTGTTCCCCGGGATGAAGAGGCCCTGGCTATCCTGGCCGGCCTCTTCCCCGACCGGGAGATGATTCCGGTTAACTGTCGCCCGCTGATCAGACAACATGGCAGCCTTCATTGCGTTACCATGCAGATACCCGCAGGAGTTGTGCAGGCATGA
- a CDS encoding PilZ domain-containing protein — translation MPATTPDNNPAEIPSDRRDCFRISDHIGLEIRKLGSDDANKENPFNGSHLESLRSEFRRLDQDVRAQLATLAERDRLLTSLIKSLNGKLDTLARIMAFEQNPLQPEDWQDVTLSEGGLSFHTATNSFVTDERLALRMTLPPELFQPVGIARVISVEPDGSGGARVHTEFTDIQDGDRQQIARHVMRWQIRQRQKE, via the coding sequence ATGCCTGCAACGACACCCGACAATAACCCGGCAGAGATCCCCTCTGATCGCAGGGACTGTTTTCGTATCAGCGATCATATCGGACTGGAAATCCGCAAGCTCGGCTCCGATGACGCGAACAAGGAAAACCCCTTTAACGGCAGCCACCTGGAGAGCCTCCGATCCGAATTCCGACGCCTCGATCAGGATGTCCGGGCACAGTTGGCCACCCTGGCAGAGCGAGACCGCCTGCTGACCTCACTGATCAAGTCACTCAATGGGAAGCTGGATACGCTGGCGCGCATTATGGCCTTTGAGCAAAATCCGTTGCAACCTGAAGACTGGCAAGACGTCACACTCAGCGAGGGCGGCCTGTCGTTCCATACTGCAACCAACAGCTTCGTGACAGACGAGAGGCTCGCGCTGCGTATGACCCTTCCCCCGGAGCTGTTTCAGCCGGTAGGCATTGCGCGGGTAATCAGTGTTGAGCCGGACGGAAGCGGAGGCGCCAGGGTGCATACGGAGTTTACCGACATCCAGGATGGTGACCGGCAGCAAATTGCCCGCCATGTGATGCGCTGGCAGATTCGGCAACGGCAAAAAGAATAA